Proteins co-encoded in one Terriglobia bacterium genomic window:
- a CDS encoding pyridoxamine 5'-phosphate oxidase family protein, with translation MATESSHTFKKLKRSRPQMPKTYGMPADSQGMLSWEQVEQKIADAHNYWVGTTRPDGSPHAMPVWAVWWNGAVYFSTDRGSRKARNMMANATRSSPGSAGEAPKV, from the coding sequence ATGGCGACAGAAAGTTCGCATACATTCAAAAAACTGAAGCGCAGCCGGCCGCAGATGCCCAAGACTTACGGCATGCCAGCGGACAGCCAAGGCATGCTGTCATGGGAGCAAGTCGAGCAGAAAATCGCCGATGCGCACAATTACTGGGTAGGCACCACGCGTCCTGATGGCTCGCCGCACGCCATGCCGGTGTGGGCGGTGTGGTGGAACGGCGCCGTCTATTTCAGCACCGACCGCGGGTCACGCAAGGCGCGCAACATGATGGCTAATGCAACTAGGAGTTCCCCCGGCTCTGCCGGGGAGGCTCCCAAAGTTTGA
- a CDS encoding polyprenyl synthetase family protein, giving the protein MLADILEKGRALTDEALERLLPAASQYPASIHKAMRHSVFAGGKRLRPILCFEAARMIAALPPLGVEQLGAALEMLHTYSLIHDDLPALDNDDLRRGRPTCHKVFGDAIAILAGDGLQTFAYEVLARIPCPAEARALVIEEIAHATGTVDGMIGGQVMDLEAEHKKPDAQTLEYIHKSKTAALITASVVTGGLYAGANQSDVAHLRCFGQKIGLAFQIADDILDVTQSSEQLGKTAGKDTAAEKATYPALYGIQESERKAAELVNAGCAQLDPFGERATTLKELARFLVERKK; this is encoded by the coding sequence ATGCTGGCGGACATTCTGGAAAAAGGACGCGCGCTCACCGACGAAGCGCTGGAACGGCTGCTGCCCGCGGCGTCGCAGTACCCTGCGTCTATCCACAAGGCCATGCGGCACAGCGTCTTCGCCGGCGGCAAGCGGCTGCGTCCCATCCTGTGCTTCGAGGCGGCGCGCATGATCGCCGCCCTGCCGCCGCTCGGTGTGGAACAACTCGGCGCCGCGCTGGAGATGCTGCACACCTATTCGCTCATCCACGACGATCTCCCTGCGCTCGACAATGACGATCTCCGCCGCGGACGTCCCACCTGCCACAAAGTTTTCGGCGACGCCATCGCCATTCTCGCCGGCGACGGGCTGCAGACGTTCGCCTACGAAGTGCTGGCGCGCATTCCCTGCCCTGCCGAGGCGCGCGCCCTCGTCATTGAGGAGATTGCGCACGCCACCGGCACCGTTGATGGCATGATTGGCGGCCAGGTGATGGATCTCGAAGCCGAGCACAAGAAACCCGATGCGCAGACGCTTGAGTACATTCACAAGTCGAAAACCGCCGCGCTGATTACTGCGAGCGTCGTGACCGGCGGGTTGTACGCCGGCGCCAACCAGTCCGATGTCGCCCACCTGCGCTGTTTCGGCCAGAAAATCGGCCTCGCGTTCCAGATCGCCGACGACATCCTCGACGTGACCCAATCCTCCGAGCAGTTGGGTAAGACCGCCGGCAAGGACACCGCCGCCGAGAAAGCGACTTACCCCGCGCTGTACGGGATTCAGGAGTCGGAACGCAAAGCAGCGGAACTGGTCAACGCCGGGTGCGCGCAACTCGATCCCTTCGGAGAGCGCGCCACCACGCTGAAGGAACTGGCGCGCTTCCTGGTGGAAAGGAAGAAATAG
- the bshB1 gene encoding bacillithiol biosynthesis deacetylase BshB1, giving the protein MNEPSRSSVPSVADILAIAAHRDDVEQTCGGTLLKMAALGRRTAILDLTRGEMGTRGTAQDREREAAEAARILKVSWRGALDIPDVRVENTWENRLKVAAMIRALRPRVVILPYWQGRHPDHYNCSTLGYEACFLAGLAKLDLSAVRADSLSVTLSSTLNAELATRNSLPHRPFKIVYATLYYDIRPTFVVDISEHFQARFEALMAYQSQYSDQPVGGGLFPKHAEIRTRLETMARFYGMLAGVTYGEPFLQKEVGLVDDLAAIPVASL; this is encoded by the coding sequence ATGAACGAACCATCAAGATCCTCTGTGCCCTCTGTGGCTGACATCCTCGCCATCGCCGCCCACCGCGACGACGTCGAACAAACCTGCGGCGGCACGCTGCTGAAGATGGCGGCGCTCGGACGCCGCACCGCTATCCTCGACCTCACTCGCGGCGAGATGGGGACGCGCGGCACCGCCCAGGATCGCGAGCGCGAAGCCGCCGAGGCTGCCCGCATCTTGAAGGTTTCCTGGCGCGGCGCGCTCGACATTCCCGACGTCCGCGTCGAAAACACCTGGGAAAACCGCCTGAAGGTCGCCGCCATGATTCGCGCGCTGCGCCCGCGCGTCGTCATTCTTCCCTACTGGCAGGGCCGCCATCCCGACCATTACAACTGCTCGACGCTGGGCTACGAAGCGTGCTTTCTCGCCGGCCTGGCGAAGCTTGATTTGTCCGCCGTTCGCGCCGACTCGCTCAGCGTGACACTCTCTTCCACTCTCAACGCGGAACTCGCAACGCGCAACTCGCTCCCGCACCGCCCGTTCAAGATTGTTTACGCGACTCTCTATTACGATATCCGCCCCACCTTCGTCGTGGACATCAGCGAGCATTTCCAAGCGCGCTTCGAGGCGCTGATGGCCTACCAGTCGCAATACTCCGATCAGCCGGTAGGCGGCGGCCTATTTCCCAAGCATGCCGAAATCCGCACGCGTTTGGAAACCATGGCGCGCTTCTACGGCATGCTCGCCGGCGTCACCTACGGCGAGCCGTTTTTGCAAAAGGAAGTCGGACTGGTTGACGACCTCGCAGCCATACCCGTCGCCTCGCTGTGA
- a CDS encoding acyl-CoA carboxylase subunit beta codes for MADRPEQTTTAPANNVIQSRVDATSVRFEKNMRAMADLVAAVRNEEEKIRAGGGAKAIEAQHKKGRLTARERLALLIDTGSDFFELGSYAAFGMYEEWGGAPAAGVIAGLGRIHTRLFMLIVNDATVKAGAFFPMTSKKVIRAQNIAIENRIPTIYLVDSAGVFLPLQEDVFPDTDDFGRVFRNNAVMTAMGIAQIAAIMGMCVAGGGYLPVMCDNVLMTDGSGLFLAGPALVQAAIGQKVDAETLGGAAMHSAISGTIDYHEPNDEACLARIRSLVEKMGYRRLSPYDRRKPEPPLYPGEEIYGIYESDPARPYDMKEIIARIVDGSRFDEYRAEYGKTVICGYARIGGFAVGIVANQKQHQQQTDESGHKRVEFGGVIYTESAEKAARFIMDCNQSLVPLVFLHDVNGFMVGRDAEWSGIIKAGAKMVNAVSNSVVPKITVIIGGSFGAGHYAMCGKAYDPRFLFAWPTARYAVMSGDSAAGTLVEIKIKQLERGGKKLSDEGKKELFDSVKKTYDEQTDPRYGAARLWIDKIIDPLETRDAITRALEAAALNPDVAEFKVGVLQT; via the coding sequence ATGGCAGACCGTCCCGAGCAAACCACCACCGCGCCCGCCAACAACGTGATCCAATCGCGCGTGGACGCCACTTCGGTGCGCTTCGAGAAAAACATGCGCGCCATGGCCGACCTGGTCGCCGCGGTCCGCAACGAGGAAGAAAAGATCCGCGCCGGCGGGGGCGCCAAAGCGATCGAGGCGCAGCACAAAAAGGGGCGCCTCACCGCGCGCGAGCGTCTCGCCCTGCTGATCGATACCGGCAGCGACTTCTTCGAGCTTGGCTCCTACGCTGCCTTCGGGATGTACGAGGAGTGGGGCGGGGCACCGGCGGCAGGCGTGATCGCCGGCCTCGGCCGCATTCACACCCGCCTGTTCATGCTCATCGTCAACGACGCCACGGTGAAAGCGGGTGCGTTTTTCCCTATGACCTCCAAGAAGGTCATCCGCGCGCAGAACATCGCCATCGAGAACCGCATCCCGACCATTTATCTGGTGGATTCGGCCGGCGTATTTCTTCCGCTGCAGGAGGATGTCTTCCCCGACACCGACGATTTCGGCCGCGTCTTCCGCAACAACGCCGTCATGACCGCCATGGGAATTGCTCAGATCGCCGCCATCATGGGCATGTGCGTTGCCGGCGGCGGATATCTGCCGGTGATGTGCGACAACGTCCTCATGACCGACGGCAGCGGCCTGTTCCTTGCCGGTCCCGCGCTCGTGCAGGCAGCGATTGGGCAGAAGGTGGATGCGGAAACTCTCGGCGGCGCCGCCATGCACTCCGCCATCAGCGGCACAATCGATTATCACGAGCCCAACGACGAAGCCTGCCTCGCGCGCATCCGCTCGCTGGTGGAGAAGATGGGCTACCGCCGCCTCTCGCCCTACGATCGCAGGAAGCCCGAGCCGCCGCTCTACCCCGGCGAAGAGATTTACGGGATCTACGAATCCGATCCCGCGCGGCCATACGACATGAAAGAGATCATCGCGCGCATCGTGGACGGCAGCCGCTTCGACGAGTACCGCGCCGAGTATGGCAAGACCGTGATCTGCGGCTACGCCCGCATCGGCGGCTTCGCCGTCGGCATCGTCGCCAACCAGAAACAGCACCAGCAGCAGACCGACGAGTCGGGGCACAAGCGCGTCGAGTTCGGCGGCGTCATCTACACCGAGTCGGCGGAAAAGGCCGCGCGCTTCATCATGGACTGCAACCAGAGCCTGGTGCCGCTCGTCTTCCTGCACGACGTTAACGGCTTCATGGTCGGACGCGACGCGGAGTGGAGCGGCATCATCAAGGCGGGCGCCAAGATGGTGAACGCCGTGTCCAATTCCGTCGTGCCGAAGATCACCGTGATCATCGGAGGCTCCTTCGGCGCGGGACATTACGCCATGTGCGGCAAGGCCTACGATCCGCGCTTCCTCTTCGCCTGGCCGACCGCACGCTACGCCGTCATGAGCGGCGATTCGGCGGCGGGCACGCTGGTGGAGATCAAGATCAAGCAACTGGAGCGCGGCGGCAAGAAGCTCAGCGACGAGGGAAAAAAAGAGCTGTTCGACTCGGTGAAGAAAACTTACGACGAACAAACGGACCCGCGCTACGGCGCCGCCCGACTGTGGATCGACAAGATTATTGATCCGCTGGAGACGCGGGACGCCATCACCCGCGCCCTGGAAGCCGCCGCGCTCAACCCCGACGTAGCGGAGTTCAAGGTGGGAGTGCTGCAAACCTGA
- the tnpA gene encoding IS200/IS605 family transposase produces MPHALVNNRVHVIFSTKGRQKLIPEDRRPRLWAFMGGIARKNGFTAVAVGGTDDHAHALLAIPATMPLAKAVQLIKGGSSKWCNENLPCRFAWQEGYAALSVSASHKDAVMRYIYNQKEHHAKRTFEEELLQLLKKSGLDFDPNDVFG; encoded by the coding sequence ATGCCGCATGCTCTCGTCAACAATCGCGTGCACGTGATCTTCAGCACCAAGGGACGGCAGAAGCTCATCCCGGAAGATCGCCGGCCCCGCTTATGGGCATTCATGGGCGGAATCGCCCGCAAAAATGGATTCACGGCGGTGGCCGTGGGAGGCACAGACGACCACGCCCACGCCTTATTGGCGATTCCGGCCACCATGCCTCTGGCCAAGGCTGTACAACTGATCAAGGGCGGCTCCTCCAAATGGTGCAACGAGAATCTTCCATGCCGCTTTGCCTGGCAGGAGGGCTACGCCGCGTTGAGCGTGAGCGCGTCCCACAAGGATGCTGTCATGCGTTACATTTACAACCAGAAGGAACACCATGCAAAACGCACTTTTGAGGAAGAACTGCTTCAGTTGCTAAAGAAGAGCGGACTCGATTTTGATCCCAATGACGTGTTCGGATGA
- a CDS encoding hydroxymethylglutaryl-CoA lyase, which yields MTDNLKLIECPRDAWQGLKGQVPTEVKAAYLRALIGAGFKHIDAVSFVSPKAVPQMADSEEVLKQIDPPDDFEIIGIVVNEKGAERAVATEAVQTLGFPYSVSPTFLQKNQNQTLEDAYDTLEKIKEKADAAGLDVVVYISMAFGNPYNDPWSAEEVLVAVDLIEKTGTRSISLADTVGLATPEQVRALVAAVLARYDYLDIGVHVHSRPAEALDKILAAYDAGIRRFDSAIGGLGGCPFAQDELVGNIPTENVLEALAQRGAEVPIRKPFDNVLRMNADIAAKHKA from the coding sequence ATGACCGACAACCTCAAGCTTATCGAATGTCCCCGCGATGCCTGGCAAGGCCTCAAGGGGCAAGTCCCCACCGAGGTCAAAGCTGCCTACCTGCGCGCGCTGATCGGCGCCGGGTTCAAGCACATTGACGCCGTCTCGTTCGTCTCCCCCAAGGCCGTGCCACAGATGGCCGACTCGGAAGAGGTGCTCAAGCAGATTGATCCGCCCGATGACTTCGAGATCATTGGCATCGTGGTCAACGAAAAGGGCGCCGAACGCGCCGTTGCCACCGAAGCTGTGCAGACTCTCGGCTTTCCATATTCCGTCTCGCCCACGTTTCTTCAGAAGAACCAGAACCAGACGCTGGAAGACGCCTACGACACGCTGGAAAAAATCAAGGAAAAGGCCGACGCCGCCGGGCTCGACGTCGTTGTGTACATCTCGATGGCGTTCGGCAATCCGTACAACGATCCGTGGAGCGCCGAAGAGGTTCTCGTGGCCGTGGACCTGATCGAAAAGACGGGCACTCGTTCCATCTCACTGGCCGACACCGTGGGCCTCGCCACGCCCGAGCAGGTTCGCGCGCTCGTAGCCGCCGTGCTCGCCCGCTACGACTATCTCGACATCGGCGTTCACGTGCACAGCCGGCCCGCGGAAGCGCTGGACAAAATTCTCGCCGCCTACGACGCCGGCATCCGGCGCTTCGATTCCGCCATCGGCGGCCTCGGCGGCTGCCCCTTTGCCCAGGACGAACTCGTCGGCAATATTCCGACCGAAAATGTCCTGGAAGCGCTGGCGCAACGCGGCGCGGAAGTGCCCATCCGCAAGCCGTTCGACAATGTGCTTCGAATGAACGCCGACATCGCGGCGAAACACAAGGCCTGA
- a CDS encoding enoyl-CoA hydratase/isomerase family protein: MPYHTLTLAHEDRVATITFNRPEKRNAISFELLAELMSALDEVERSHAQVLIITGAGKAFCAGLDLEELKGLLGKTHEENVADSARMAQIFRRIYEFPLPAIAAVNGAAIAGGTGIATMCDFTLAVPEARFGYTEVKIGFVPAIVSSILVWQVGHKIARDLLLTGRLFDAAEAHRYGLVNEVVAPENLMPRARELAAQLLENSPSSVRLTKKLINGFLARSLDEQIAQAVEDNARIRTTEDFREGVTSFLEKRKPEWKSR, from the coding sequence ATGCCCTACCACACGCTCACACTTGCCCACGAAGACCGCGTTGCGACCATCACCTTCAACCGTCCCGAGAAGCGCAACGCCATCAGCTTCGAGTTGCTTGCGGAATTGATGTCGGCGCTGGACGAGGTTGAGCGCTCCCACGCCCAAGTGCTCATCATCACCGGCGCCGGCAAAGCGTTTTGCGCGGGGCTCGACTTGGAAGAACTGAAAGGCCTGCTCGGCAAGACGCACGAAGAGAACGTCGCGGACTCGGCGCGCATGGCGCAGATCTTCCGCCGCATCTACGAATTCCCGCTACCGGCCATTGCTGCCGTCAACGGCGCCGCCATCGCGGGCGGCACCGGCATCGCCACCATGTGCGACTTCACGCTCGCCGTGCCGGAAGCAAGGTTCGGTTACACGGAAGTGAAGATAGGCTTCGTGCCCGCGATCGTGTCGTCGATCCTCGTCTGGCAGGTGGGGCACAAGATCGCGCGCGACCTTCTGCTCACCGGACGTCTGTTCGACGCCGCCGAGGCACACCGCTACGGGCTGGTCAACGAGGTCGTCGCCCCCGAAAACCTCATGCCGCGCGCCCGCGAACTGGCGGCCCAGCTTTTGGAAAATTCCCCGTCGTCGGTGCGCCTGACCAAGAAGCTGATCAACGGCTTCCTGGCGCGATCGCTGGATGAGCAAATCGCCCAGGCAGTCGAAGACAATGCTCGCATCCGCACCACGGAAGACTTTCGCGAGGGGGTGACGAGCTTTCTCGAAAAGCGCAAACCAGAGTGGAAAAGCAGGTAG
- a CDS encoding acyl-CoA thioesterase → MINETKLRVRYAETDQMGVVYHSNFFIWFEVGRVELLRQLGFTYKEMERQDQCFIAVVDARCRFKAPARYDDEITVRTYLKNVRESLIHFAYEAVRESDGTLLAEGETTHIVTDANLNKRPLPKKYWEAFRRAVKTGR, encoded by the coding sequence ATGATTAACGAAACCAAACTCCGCGTCCGCTACGCCGAAACCGACCAGATGGGCGTGGTCTATCATTCGAATTTTTTCATCTGGTTCGAGGTCGGCCGCGTGGAACTGCTTCGCCAACTCGGCTTCACTTATAAAGAAATGGAGCGCCAGGACCAGTGCTTCATCGCCGTGGTGGACGCGCGCTGCCGCTTCAAAGCGCCGGCGCGGTACGATGATGAGATCACGGTCCGCACGTACCTGAAGAACGTGCGCGAATCGCTGATTCACTTCGCGTACGAAGCCGTCCGCGAAAGCGACGGCACGCTGCTGGCGGAGGGCGAGACGACGCACATCGTCACCGACGCGAACTTGAACAAGCGGCCGCTGCCGAAAAAGTACTGGGAAGCGTTCCGGCGGGCGGTGAAAACTGGCCGTTAG
- the hutH gene encoding histidine ammonia-lyase yields the protein MKALHINGSDLTLDELREAVYERRPVLLDPDARQLVQAARSVVEEFVESNRVAYGVTTGVGKFSDVRIAPSQIRELQVNLLRSHAVGVGELLSEEEVRAMMLLRANSLAKGHSGVRTAVIDTLCEMLNRGVHPVVPSQGSVGASGDLAPLAHLALVLIGEGEAWYCGPNSRRPRRAGDPHARRHSAKEALRHADIKPLTLEAKEAISLINGTQAMVALGALALLAAQTMVDSADVIGALSADALRGTDVAFDERIQRVRPHAGQTRSAANLRRMLEGSAIRESHRECGRVQDAYSLRCMPQVHGAVRDALAYCLQVIEVEMNAAVDNPLVFVAPKQVGGPHSAAAHSDILSGGNFHGEPVAFALDFLGIALSALAGISERRIERLVNPSLNEGLPPFLANGAGLNSGFMMAQVTAAALVSENKILAHPASVDSITTSGNKEDYVSMGMTAAIKLKKIVGNALNVLAIEAISAAQALEFLAPLKPGRRAQQAIAALRAVCPPLEHDRSMAADFARVAEMLKRGDVAAVLR from the coding sequence ATGAAAGCGCTCCACATCAACGGCTCCGATCTCACCCTCGACGAACTGCGCGAAGCGGTCTACGAGCGCCGTCCCGTGCTGCTCGACCCGGACGCCAGACAACTCGTGCAGGCCGCGCGCAGCGTGGTGGAAGAGTTCGTCGAGAGCAACCGAGTCGCTTATGGGGTCACCACCGGCGTCGGCAAATTTTCTGACGTTCGCATCGCGCCCTCGCAGATCCGCGAACTGCAGGTCAACCTGCTGCGCTCGCACGCAGTCGGTGTCGGCGAGCTACTCAGCGAAGAGGAAGTGCGCGCCATGATGTTGCTGCGCGCCAACTCGCTCGCCAAGGGGCATTCCGGCGTGCGCACCGCGGTGATCGACACGCTCTGCGAGATGCTCAACCGCGGCGTACATCCCGTGGTTCCATCGCAGGGCAGCGTCGGCGCCAGTGGCGACCTGGCGCCGCTGGCTCATCTCGCGCTGGTGCTGATCGGCGAAGGTGAAGCCTGGTATTGCGGGCCGAACTCACGGCGGCCGCGCCGCGCCGGCGATCCGCACGCGCGGCGACACTCCGCGAAGGAAGCGCTGCGGCACGCCGACATCAAGCCACTGACTTTGGAAGCCAAGGAAGCCATCTCGCTCATCAACGGCACGCAGGCCATGGTCGCCCTGGGCGCGTTGGCGTTGCTGGCGGCGCAGACCATGGTGGATTCAGCCGATGTGATCGGCGCCCTGTCGGCCGATGCGCTGCGCGGCACCGACGTCGCCTTCGACGAGCGCATTCAGAGGGTGCGTCCCCATGCCGGCCAGACGCGCAGCGCCGCCAATCTGCGCCGCATGCTGGAAGGCAGCGCGATTCGCGAGTCGCACCGCGAGTGCGGGCGCGTGCAGGACGCCTACTCGCTGCGCTGCATGCCGCAGGTGCACGGTGCGGTGCGCGACGCGCTGGCATACTGCTTGCAGGTCATCGAGGTGGAGATGAACGCGGCGGTGGACAATCCGCTGGTGTTTGTCGCACCCAAGCAGGTTGGTGGGCCGCATTCTGCCGCGGCACACAGCGACATTCTCTCCGGCGGCAACTTCCACGGTGAACCGGTAGCATTCGCGCTCGATTTTCTTGGCATCGCGCTCAGCGCGCTGGCGGGAATCTCCGAGCGCCGCATCGAGCGCCTAGTCAATCCCTCGCTCAATGAGGGACTTCCCCCATTCCTCGCCAACGGTGCGGGACTGAATTCCGGATTCATGATGGCGCAGGTGACGGCCGCGGCGCTGGTCAGCGAGAACAAGATTCTGGCGCACCCTGCGTCGGTGGATTCGATCACCACGTCAGGCAATAAGGAAGATTACGTTTCCATGGGAATGACGGCGGCGATCAAGCTGAAGAAAATCGTTGGCAACGCTCTCAACGTCCTCGCGATCGAGGCGATCTCTGCGGCGCAGGCGCTGGAATTCTTGGCTCCGCTGAAACCAGGCCGGCGCGCCCAGCAGGCGATAGCCGCCCTCCGCGCCGTCTGTCCTCCTCTGGAGCACGACCGCAGCATGGCAGCGGATTTTGCTCGCGTCGCTGAAATGCTAAAGCGCGGCGACGTTGCGGCGGTACTGCGGTAA
- a CDS encoding antibiotic biosynthesis monooxygenase has product MITRAVNVKTRPGRAKELCRKLHEDVLHILKAHPGFIDEIVLIADHDKDEVLAMSFWKTKADAEDFQKKHFRHISEMIEHLTHTAPKVQIYDVETSTVHHVGKGKAEPALASY; this is encoded by the coding sequence ATGATTACTCGCGCTGTTAACGTCAAGACCAGGCCCGGTAGGGCAAAGGAACTCTGCCGTAAGCTGCACGAAGACGTGCTTCACATCCTGAAAGCGCATCCCGGCTTCATCGATGAAATCGTTCTCATCGCCGACCACGACAAGGACGAGGTGCTCGCCATGAGTTTCTGGAAGACCAAGGCCGACGCCGAGGATTTTCAGAAGAAACACTTTCGGCACATCAGCGAAATGATCGAGCACCTGACGCACACCGCTCCCAAGGTGCAAATCTACGACGTCGAAACATCCACCGTGCACCACGTGGGGAAAGGCAAGGCTGAGCCGGCGCTGGCGAGTTATTAA
- a CDS encoding cation diffusion facilitator family transporter, giving the protein MQTAPLNPQSLHDTRYAMRLSLIFGVVMLTGKVGAYLLTGSAAILSDAAESIIHVVAVTFAAFSLNLSTKPADDRFLYGYERITFFSAGFEGAMIVIAAIAIIWTAIHKWLHGLQLQNLGAGALFVLAASVINAVLGWYLVRTGRRNHSLILEANGKHVLTDSWTSFGVVGGLGLVLLTGWRPFDPLFAIAVAINILWSGGHLVWRSARGLMDYSDPDTGCKLREKLDQVCARLGVEYHGVRFRTTGYTLMIEVHLLFPYEVSVGEAHTIATQVEESLPKVLGVPAQVITHLEAAEDHQVVHRDEHYTGRPG; this is encoded by the coding sequence ATGCAGACCGCGCCCCTCAATCCGCAGTCCCTGCACGACACGCGCTATGCCATGCGCTTGTCGCTCATCTTCGGCGTGGTCATGCTGACTGGAAAAGTCGGCGCCTATCTGCTCACCGGTTCCGCTGCCATCCTCTCCGATGCCGCCGAATCCATCATTCACGTGGTGGCGGTAACATTCGCCGCCTTCAGCCTGAACCTAAGCACGAAACCCGCGGACGATCGCTTTCTCTACGGTTACGAGCGGATCACGTTCTTCTCCGCCGGTTTCGAGGGCGCCATGATCGTCATCGCCGCCATCGCCATCATCTGGACGGCGATTCACAAGTGGCTGCACGGCCTGCAACTCCAGAATCTCGGCGCCGGCGCGCTCTTCGTACTCGCCGCATCGGTGATCAACGCCGTCCTCGGCTGGTATCTGGTGCGTACCGGACGCCGCAACCACTCCCTGATCCTGGAGGCCAATGGCAAGCACGTCCTGACTGACAGTTGGACCAGTTTTGGCGTAGTCGGCGGCCTCGGCCTGGTGTTGCTGACCGGTTGGAGGCCTTTCGACCCGTTGTTCGCCATCGCGGTGGCGATCAACATCCTCTGGTCCGGCGGACACCTCGTCTGGCGCTCCGCCCGCGGCCTGATGGACTATTCCGACCCCGACACCGGCTGCAAGCTGCGCGAAAAACTCGATCAGGTCTGTGCCCGCCTCGGCGTGGAGTACCACGGCGTGCGCTTTCGCACCACCGGCTACACGCTGATGATCGAGGTCCACCTGCTGTTCCCGTACGAAGTGTCGGTCGGGGAGGCGCACACGATTGCGACGCAGGTGGAAGAAAGCCTGCCCAAGGTGCTCGGTGTTCCGGCGCAAGTGATCACGCATCTGGAAGCGGCGGAGGACCACCAAGTCGTCCACCGCGACGAGCACTACACCGGGCGGCCCGGTTGA
- a CDS encoding HDIG domain-containing protein has translation MSDRHSAWCLLTEFTQSENLRKHALAVEACMRAYARKFGEDEDKWGLVGLIHDFDYDRWPSLEDHPYRGNEILIQRGWPEEITKAVMSHADYTGVARETRMEKALFSCDELAGFITAAALVRPDKSIHSLEAKSVKKRMKDKAFARSVSRDDVVNGAAALGVDLDEHIAFCIEAMKKIAPELGLEGLSATQQQ, from the coding sequence GTGAGCGACCGTCATTCGGCGTGGTGTTTACTAACTGAGTTCACCCAGTCGGAAAATTTACGCAAACATGCCCTCGCCGTCGAGGCTTGCATGCGTGCATACGCCCGCAAGTTCGGCGAGGACGAGGATAAGTGGGGATTGGTCGGCCTGATTCACGATTTCGATTACGATCGCTGGCCCAGCCTGGAAGATCATCCCTACCGCGGCAACGAGATCCTCATCCAGCGCGGCTGGCCGGAGGAGATCACCAAGGCCGTCATGTCGCACGCCGACTACACTGGGGTTGCGCGCGAAACACGCATGGAGAAGGCGCTTTTCTCTTGCGACGAACTGGCGGGTTTCATTACCGCGGCTGCCCTGGTCCGCCCCGACAAGTCGATCCACTCGCTGGAAGCCAAGTCGGTGAAGAAGCGCATGAAGGACAAAGCCTTCGCCCGCAGCGTCAGCCGCGACGACGTCGTTAACGGCGCCGCGGCCCTCGGCGTGGACCTCGACGAGCACATTGCGTTCTGCATCGAGGCCATGAAGAAGATCGCCCCTGAACTAGGTCTGGAAGGTCTATCAGCCACACAGCAACAGTAA
- a CDS encoding helix-turn-helix domain-containing protein: protein MATTLAPVDSREVVRCDRCQLVQFRTHSNLCRRCKRALDPEELEPILAAPEPQPHPPAMHRQGIQVAFAIRSLRLRTGLSQRQLALRMSVPRTYVSKIENEKATPTLSSLERLARALNVTVPDLIMGSGREDEVKELMQDGFIAELAPFLSKLNGIQWQSVLTQMRDLATHPRRTA, encoded by the coding sequence ATGGCCACGACTCTAGCACCCGTAGATTCACGGGAGGTGGTGAGATGCGACCGATGTCAGCTCGTCCAGTTTAGAACCCACAGCAACCTGTGCCGGCGCTGCAAGAGGGCACTCGACCCGGAAGAGCTCGAGCCCATCCTGGCGGCGCCGGAACCGCAACCGCATCCGCCGGCGATGCATCGCCAAGGCATCCAGGTAGCGTTCGCCATCCGCAGCCTGCGGCTGCGCACCGGCCTGAGCCAGCGCCAGCTCGCCCTGCGCATGAGCGTGCCGCGGACTTACGTGTCGAAGATTGAAAACGAGAAGGCAACCCCGACCTTGTCGTCGCTGGAGCGCCTGGCGCGGGCGCTGAACGTGACCGTGCCCGATCTGATCATGGGCAGCGGGCGCGAGGACGAAGTCAAGGAGTTGATGCAGGACGGATTCATCGCCGAGTTGGCGCCGTTCCTGTCCAAGCTTAACGGCATACAGTGGCAAAGCGTGCTGACGCAGATGCGGGACCTGGCAACCCACCCGCGTCGCACGGCGTAG